One Thioclava electrotropha DNA segment encodes these proteins:
- a CDS encoding choice-of-anchor F family protein codes for MSNTLLTNLKRTVAPAALLLCLGNPAWSGTFDDAPVISVTGDGLIFSDPAEGVQPPGLKAVTGEVNADFPNTNNPKDITNCLMANTPDFTCTAPPGSGKRVKTQLTGPTPMDIMLSTQSSGDITEYYTYGKTSNLTGARIIAFKVQLGTGSGDSFTPFDPSDPQTAALFDPDYISKFNLPDGLFGDGGQEEAGIGFFDSTSAEMTIANNANTLDATNLSNSVLATYFGNSLIDNSMLPKAIFWDATGTAVASDEAQLIAWYNLSAGQWQYGNLGVDSSTYLDDKLQAMADSLGVTVADLGYTGGGAVPADIVAAMQANGLYTQDVVEDLRNLNLNYIIDLGDVAGNNVTMRIAPIFAPIVEQTATRYQFATAGRLDAAANIPYLDIGNAETYQSAISDIMAITDPVARNDMLETTGYSFLPAFGAVGFEFGQNITKGIGRPVAQAQNGSVTLSTMGGPTSWKIGDDTYAFVSAGAQKANYDRTTNAIGYDVKSHYMMLGGEKFVGNQVSVGVFGGYSDGTSDADQSRGSIDGSGGFVGGFVRTAFGNGGAAQFMIGYQDLSYDMSRNVMGSTARASTDGHQVFGAIDAEYMFGQDRLRFGPTGSLEMYHLSVDGFDETGAGAWNLSVGDQSGTVTVASAGMRGQYALSSSAQAPTLSGAIKYNKVSGDDQLVQTAFVGLPSSATPVDGFDMNWVTADVGIDVPLSQTGTFSSSLHAGISGTFSNNYESHALQVSFNAKF; via the coding sequence ATGTCGAATACACTACTCACAAATTTGAAACGCACCGTAGCACCCGCCGCTTTGCTGCTGTGCCTCGGGAATCCGGCCTGGTCGGGCACCTTTGATGACGCACCCGTCATCAGCGTGACCGGCGATGGTCTTATCTTCTCCGATCCGGCGGAAGGCGTGCAGCCGCCCGGCCTCAAGGCCGTGACGGGGGAGGTCAACGCCGACTTTCCCAACACGAACAATCCGAAGGACATCACCAACTGCCTGATGGCGAACACGCCGGATTTCACCTGCACGGCCCCTCCCGGCTCGGGCAAACGGGTTAAGACGCAGCTGACCGGCCCGACGCCGATGGATATCATGCTCTCGACGCAATCGAGCGGCGACATCACCGAATACTACACCTACGGCAAGACGTCGAACCTCACCGGCGCCCGCATTATCGCCTTCAAGGTGCAGCTCGGCACCGGCTCGGGTGACAGCTTCACCCCCTTCGACCCGAGCGATCCCCAGACCGCGGCACTCTTCGATCCCGATTACATCTCGAAGTTCAACCTGCCCGACGGGCTCTTCGGCGATGGCGGTCAGGAAGAGGCAGGCATCGGCTTCTTCGACAGCACCTCCGCCGAGATGACCATTGCGAACAACGCCAACACGCTCGACGCGACGAACCTGTCGAATAGCGTTCTGGCCACCTATTTCGGCAACTCGCTGATCGACAACAGCATGCTGCCGAAAGCGATCTTCTGGGACGCGACCGGTACGGCCGTCGCCTCGGACGAGGCCCAGCTCATCGCGTGGTACAACCTGAGCGCCGGCCAGTGGCAATATGGCAATCTGGGCGTCGACAGCTCGACCTATCTGGATGACAAGCTGCAGGCGATGGCCGACTCGCTGGGCGTGACGGTCGCGGATCTCGGCTATACCGGCGGCGGCGCGGTGCCCGCCGATATCGTAGCAGCGATGCAGGCCAATGGCCTCTATACGCAGGACGTGGTCGAGGATCTTCGCAACCTCAACCTGAACTACATCATCGATCTCGGCGATGTCGCGGGCAACAACGTCACGATGCGCATCGCGCCGATCTTCGCGCCGATCGTCGAGCAGACGGCGACCCGCTACCAGTTCGCGACCGCCGGTCGTCTCGATGCGGCCGCCAACATCCCCTATCTCGATATCGGGAATGCAGAGACCTATCAGAGCGCGATCAGCGACATCATGGCGATCACGGATCCGGTCGCACGCAACGACATGCTCGAGACGACGGGCTACAGCTTCCTGCCCGCCTTCGGCGCTGTCGGCTTCGAGTTCGGGCAGAACATCACGAAAGGGATCGGTCGTCCGGTTGCGCAGGCGCAAAACGGATCGGTCACGCTTTCGACGATGGGCGGGCCGACCTCGTGGAAGATCGGGGACGACACCTATGCCTTCGTCTCGGCGGGGGCCCAGAAAGCCAATTACGACCGCACCACCAATGCGATCGGCTATGACGTCAAGTCGCATTACATGATGCTGGGCGGCGAGAAATTCGTCGGCAATCAAGTCTCGGTCGGCGTCTTCGGCGGCTACTCGGACGGCACCTCCGATGCCGATCAGAGCCGCGGCAGCATCGATGGCTCCGGCGGCTTCGTCGGTGGCTTCGTGCGAACAGCCTTCGGCAATGGCGGCGCGGCGCAGTTCATGATCGGCTATCAGGATCTTTCCTACGACATGAGCCGCAATGTCATGGGATCCACCGCACGGGCGAGCACGGATGGCCATCAGGTCTTCGGCGCGATCGATGCCGAGTACATGTTCGGCCAAGATCGTCTTCGCTTCGGCCCGACGGGTTCGCTCGAAATGTATCACCTCTCGGTGGACGGCTTCGACGAAACCGGCGCGGGCGCGTGGAACCTGTCTGTCGGGGATCAATCCGGCACCGTGACCGTCGCCTCCGCCGGGATGCGTGGCCAATATGCGCTGTCGTCGAGCGCACAGGCCCCGACGCTGTCCGGTGCGATCAAGTACAACAAGGTCAGCGGCGACGATCAGCTCGTTCAGACCGCTTTCGTCGGGCTGCCCTCCAGCGCAACCCCGGTCGATGGCTTCGACATGAACTGGGTGACGGCGGATGTCGGGATCGACGTGCCGCTCAGCCAGACCGGGACGTTCTCCTCCAGCCTGCATGCCGGGATCTCGGGGACCTTCTCGAACAACTATGAGAGCCACGCGCTGCAGGTTTCCTTCAACGCGAAGTTCTGA